Part of the Chitinophagales bacterium genome is shown below.
CCGTGCCAGGACCTAATTCTCAATTTTCATTCAAGCCTCAAAAGAAAAATTTTGCGAAAGGCGGATTTGCGAAAAAGAACCGGCCATTCAATGGAAGTAACAATCGCTTTAAGAGAAGAAATAATCCTCCTGCCCGCTAAATATCCTCATCAGTAAATTAATTTATTGTTGGGTCTACAAAGTGTTTATAAAACATATGCAATTGTCCTTCAATTAATCAGCATATTGTTGGTGAATTCTCTCAGCACTGATTATGGATGCATTTAAAATTGAAGGTGGCCTGAAACTGAAAGGCACCATTGTTCCGCAAGGCGCAAAAAATGAAGCATTGCAAATTCTCTGCGCTACCCTTCTTACCGGTGAAAAAATTACCGTTTCTAATATTCCCGATATCAGTGACGTGAATATGGTTATCAGCCTGTTAAAGGACCTGGGAACTGAAGTGAAAAAACTTTCGGAAGGAATATATTCCTTCCAGACCAAAAACATAAACCTCGATTTTCTTTATACTAAGGAGTATGCTCAAAAGGCCGCAAAACTTCGGGGCTCTATTATGATCCTCGGCCCGCTGCTGGCCCGTTGCAAAAAAGCTTACATACCGCGACCGGGCGGCGATAAAATCGGGAGGAGAAGGCTGGATACTCACTTTTTGGGCTTTGAGAAATTAGGGGCGAAATTTAATTTCGATGCAAAAGAAAATTCTTTTACCGTTGATGCATCCGAGCTGAACGGCGCTTACCTTTTGCTCGATGAGGCATCTGTAACCGGAACGGCGAACGTATTAATGGCGGCCACCCTCGCAAAAGGCACCACTACCATTTTTAATGCTGCCTGTGAACCTTATATCCAGCAGCTGTGTAAAATGCTGAAGAGCATGGGTGCAAAGATTGAAGGATTAGGAAGCAATCTTTTGAAAATAAAAGGGGTAGAAGCCCTGCATGGCTGTGAGCATCGAATGTTAAGCGATATGATTGAGGTCGGGAGCTTTATAGGTCTTGCCGCTATGACGCAATCTGAAATACTGATTAAAAACGCACAGTCAGAACACCTCGGAATAATTCCTGATACCTATAGAAGATTAGGAATAGAAATGGAGATACGCGGCGAAGATATTTTTATTCCTGCACAGGAATCTTACAAGATTCAAACATTTATTGATGGCAGCATCCTTACTATTGCTGATGCAACCTGGCCTGGCCTTACGCCTGATCTTTTGAGTGTGATGCTGGTGGTGGCAACCCAGGCCAAAGGGACCGTACTGATCCATCAAAAAATGTTTGAAAGCCGGTTATTTTTTGTAGATAAATTAATTGATATGGGTGCTCAGATTATCTTATGTGATCCGCACCGCGCAGCAGTGATTGGGATGAACCGCCAGCAACCTCTGCGGGGCATCTCTATGACTTCTCCGGATATCCGTGCTGGAGTTGCGCTTTTAATAGCCGCGATGAGCGCAGAAGGAACCAGTACCATAAATAATATTAACCAGATAGATCGCGGTTACCAGCGGATAGATGAGCGATTGAATAATTTAGGAGCAAGGATTAAAAGAGTGTAAACCCGATGGTCAAATCAGAAGTCCAATTTTTTAGAATTTGTAGAGTACATATAGGTTTACGCAAGTTCCTTTAAAAACAAGATTAACTTTTAAGAATTGAAGTACAAAAACTTAATAATTGCACTCTGTATATTAGCAGTAATAGGAATTATTATTTACGAAATATATGATTACTATAAAGTTTTAGATTTCTCAAATGGAGATCGCATACCGGAGCTTTCTTATAATGATCCCGGCGGCCATCAAATATCTCTTTCTTCCCTGAAAGGCAATATCGTGCTCATTGATTTTTGGGCAGGCTGGTGCGGCCCATGCAGGTATGAAAACCGGGAACTGGTAAATTTATACCAGCGTTACCACAGCACTTCTTTTAAAAATGCAAAGGGATTTGAAATTTACAGCATCTCACTGGATAACAATAAGGACTTTTGGGTGAACGCCATTCAGCAGGACGGTCTTACCTGGCCTTACCAGGTGAGTGACTTGAAGGGATGGAATTCAGACGCCGCTTTGAAATTTGGAGTGCGTTCAATTCCTGCAAATATTCTTATCGATCAGAACGGAAAAATAATCGGCAATAATTTGACGACGACTGAAATTGAAAATGTCTTAAAAAAGCGTTCGGACAGTTAAGTTCCTTCATTTTGCCTGCATCACGATTTTGCCTCCTTGTCTACAATGTTATTTACCTTATTACCCGTTCAGCCAATTTTTAAATGCTGCTGACCGGTCTATACTCACTATAGTTTCAAATTCAGGCTTGGGTTTCAGCTCCAAAAAAATTCTACCTCGTCCATAAGATGACATACTGGTAATTGAGTGAATACTCACAATTATTTTACGGTTGATGCGAAAAAAATCATCAGGATCTAATATTTCTTCAAGGTTATCGAGCGTATAATCTATAGAAAATTTTAGATACTGTTCTTTACTTTGAAGAATTACTACTTTATCAGTTATAAAGAAATATGCCACTTCATTGGCATCCAGTTTTATTATTTTTTTACCTGTGCTTACCATAAAGCGCTTCTGATAAGCGGGCTTCTGTTGATGCATCCATTCCAGCAAAGGCTGTAAATCAGCAGTATTATTTTTTATGCCTTTAAATTTTTTTATAGCAACGCTGAGGTCCTCTTCAGCTATGGGTTTCAGCAGATAATCTATGCTGTTTACTTTAAAAGCTTTAAGAGCATATTGATCATATGCCGTAATAAAAATAACAGGGGCGCTGATATTGATTTGATCAAAAATCTGAAAGCTGTTTCCGTCGGAAAGATGGATGTCCATAAAAATAAGATCGACAGAATTTTCCTTGAGCCATTTTACCGTTGATTTAACAGAACCAAGCTTCATAACAACCTCCATAAGCGGTTCGACCTTTTGAATAAGTGCTTCTAACCGTTCGGCTGCTATTGCTTCATCTTCAATAATTAATATGCGTATCATGTTATTCCTCTAACATTGGAATTTTCGCAATATAAAAATGCCCTTCAATACGATGCTCCATCAGTTTCTCAGTAATCGTTTCATAGCGGGCGTTCAGATTTTTTAATCCAATTCCTGTAGATTCCATCTTATCATTGCGCAATTGCAAATTGTTCCTCATCATTAAAAAATCATTTTCAACAGTTGTAGTAATCTGTAATGGATTTTCTACAGAAACTTCGTTGTGCTTTATTGCATTTTCGGCAAGCAATTGCAAAGATAATGGTGGTATCAACTGGTGCATATTTCTTACAGGAATGTCCATGTGTACTACCAAGCTTTCGCCAAACCTGATTTTTTGTAAAAAGAAATAGGAGTTTACAAAATCCACTTCGCTGGATACTTCCACCAATGCATTGTTACTCTTCTCCAGAACATACCTGTACATTTTAGAAAACTCAATTATAAATTGAACTGCCTTTTCGGGATCTTTATATACAAGTGATGAAAGGGTATTCAAGCTATTAAACAGGAAATGAGGATTTACCTGGTTTTTCAGTGCTTCATATTGCGCCTGCACCATCTCTTTTTTCAATTGTTCAGAGCGAATCAGTGAAACTTTCCAATTGATGAAAAGTCCCCTGCTTTCCATGAACATGGTGACTATTATTGAAATAACAACAGCAAGAATTTCATTCTGAAACAGATAACTTTTTAAATAAGTAACGTGAAAAAAAAGGGCATTTACTATTAATGAAAATACCAACATGCAAGTGATTGCATAACCTATTACGCATATCAATTCGATAATTAATCGCTCCCCTGCCTTTTTATTCCAGGGATATTGTTTCTGTAACCAGTGGACAATAAACGTTATTCCGTAAAAGAGTAAAATGGTTACTGCGATTGAAAACAAAGCCGAACTAAAAAAATCCATCCATACCTGGTCACCAGTTCTAAATCCATTAATCAGCCATTGACTTAAGAATAAAAATACAGGAGGAAATATTCCAATAAGAATTACCAGCAACCAGTTTAAGCGGGAAAAAGATACTCTTCTCATTTTCTGTAAAGCCGGTAAATACTATATAAAATTATGCTGTGGACGTTTTCATTCTAAACTTATTCTTATAATAATTTACTGACCTGGTTATTAAAAATACTCCAATAACGGTAGGTGCCAGCCAGGCAATTATGGAAGGGAGAAAAATAAGATTCGTTATTGCAAAAGCAGTAAATGTTGCTATGTAGGAACCTGCCATGCGCGTAATATGTCCAAAATACCAGGCCTGTTTATCCTGCATGGATTTTTTCAGCCGCCGGTATCGCTGTAAGTCATGTACCGTTAGCAGCAGGCAAATCGCTCCGAACACTGTAAGAACACTTGCAGGTTGCCAGATGGAATGCATTGCGAGATAAACGGAGTAAACAATCATGCAAATGCTGGTACTAAAAGTAATCCACGTAGAAATTTTATCAGGTATTGGAACTATCATGTTGTTCTTAATCTTTGTGTGCCGATAACCCGTAAAGGTTTGGTAGAAGCTGAATATCCCTATGGCAAAAAGAAAGAAATTTGTGTGCATGAACGACATGGGTATAGCCGTACAAAAGACGCCAAACATTGCCCAAAAATAGACCATACCGAATCGCCTGTGAATGTTTCCTCCCTTCTTTGAAAACATTGGAATTAAGCCGCTCGTTAGTGCTGTAAAGCCAGAAGCAATGTGAAGTGCTAATAATGTCTTAAAAAACAGATCCATATAAATAAATTTTTGTAAAAAAATTACTTATTCATTTCAGTTGTAGGCTAAATGGGATGGAAGTGTTTCATGAGCGGTTGAAAGTGATTTATGCCGGTTAAGCTGCTTAACACCAGTAAAAAGAAAAGTAACTTTACCATCAATTATCCCGCTATGCTAATTGAAATTAAGGTGCCCGCAGTTGGTGAATCTATAAATGAAGTTACTCTATCGAAATGGCTTAAGAAAGATGGTGATTTGGTTTTACAGGATGAGGTGATCTGTGAACTGGAATCGGAAAAGGCAACCTTTGAACTTACAGCAGAAAAATCTGGTCAGCTGAAAATTGAAGCTGAAGAAAAATCCGCATTAAAAATCGGAGATATTTTATGCAGAATCGATACGGAGGTTAGCGCATCTGAGAATAACGAAGCACCTGTGAAAGAAGAAAAGAAACAAGAACCAAAATCGGAAGTCTTAGCTAAAGGGAACATTCCTGAAACAGCAAAAAATGAAATAACTGCAGGAGATACGTACGCTAAAAATATTCCTTCACCTGCAGCTGACAAATTAATTCGGGAGAGCGGTGCAGAAATTACAAATGGCACCGGCAAGGATGGCCGAATAATTAAAGCGGATATTTTAAATACGTTAAAGAACGGCGCACAGCAAAAAAAGGCATTCAGCCGTGATGAGCGCAGGGAAAAGATGAGCTCATTGCGGAAGACAGTGAGCAAGCATTTGGTGACGGCTAAAAATACCACGGCCATGCTTACCACTTTTAATGAAGTGGATATGAAACCTGTTATGGATATCCGTTCAAAATATAAAGACTTATTTAAAGAAAAATTCAGTGTCGGTTTGGGTTTTATGTCCTTTTTCACCAAGGCAGTTTGCTATGCTTTGCAGGATTGGCAGGCAGTAAATGCATTTATTGATGGAGATGAAATAATTTATCATGATTACTGTGACATTTCTGTTGCTATCTCTACACCTAAAGGGCTGGTAGTACCTGTAATTAAAAATGCGGAATCCCTCTCTTTTTCGGAGATTGAATTAAAAGTAGCGGATCTGGCAAAACGTGGACGGGATAATAAGCTCTCGCCCGATGAAATGAGTGGTGGCACTTTTACCATCACTAATGGTGGTGTTTTCGGCTCATTAATGTCTACACCCATTATTAACATTCCCCAATCTGCAATTCTTGGAATGCATAAAATACAGGAGCGCCCTGTAGTGGTAGATGGTCAAATGGTAATACGGCCGATGATGTATGTGGCAGTAAGCTATGATCACAGGATCATTGATGGGCGTGAATCAGTTAGCTTCCTTGTGAGGGTAAAAGAATTACTGGAACATCCTGAACAGATGCTTATTGGAAACGATCCGGTGAAAGCGATGCTGGGGATGTAATTTATGTCTATAAGAATCTCGATATTATTGGCGGTTGCAATAGTGAAAACTGGAATAACATCTATGAAAGAAAACATAACGGATAAAGAAAGAAAAGATTTAGGTGAAAAGATTTTCAGGGGGTTCAATTAGCTATTCGCCGGCTGATTAAGAAGGAGAAGAAAGCCGGAGGATACCTTGTATTTGAGCGAAATGGAAAAATTGAGAAGATTCCTGCCAAAGACCTTTGAGTCTTACCTTACACTCACCGCTACTGAATCTTTTACCATAATTCTCACTGCATCTGCAATACTGTCTGCATCGAAGCCGCACTCATGGTACAATTCTTTAAGCGAGCCGTGTTCCACAAATTTATCGGGAATGCCCAGGCGTTTTATTTCTGCGGAATAATTATGCTCGGACATAAATTCCAATATAGCGCTTCCGAAGCCTCCTGCAATTACACCATCTTCAACAGTAATAATTTTCCTGAATTTGTAAAATATTTCATGAAGTAATTCTGAATCAAGAGGTTTCACAAAACGCATGTCAAAATGAGCCGGAAAGATTTCATCGGAACGCAATTGCTTACAGGCTTCCATAACAAAATTGCCTGGGTGGCCAATGCTTAAAATTGCAACCTGCTCTCCATCACAAATTTTTCTTGCTCTGCCTATTTCTATCTCCTTAAAAGGCTTTTTCCATTCCACCATTACACCTTCACCACGCGGATACCGGATGGAAAAAGGCCCCTGATATTTTTCAAGCTGTGCAGTATACATCAGGTCACGCAATTCCTCTTCATTCATTGGCGCACTTACCACCATGTTTGGAAGCATCCGCATATATGCCAGATCAAATGCACCCTGATGAGTAACTCCATCTTCACCCACGAGGCCCCCGCGGTCAAGGCAAAAAATAACGGGCAGTTTCTGAATAGCAGCATCGTGGATTACCTGATCATAGCCCCGCTGCAAAAAAGTGCTGTATACATTACAAAACGGAATCAATCCCTGCGTTGCCAGTCCGGCAGCAAAGGTGACTGCGTGCTGCTCAGCAATTCCAACGTCAAAAGCGCGGTCAGGCATCAGGTTCATCATCAAATTGAGCGAAGAGCCAGAAGGCATCGCAGGTGTTATCCCTACAATCTTCGGATTTTTTTCAGCGAGCTCCACAATCGTATAGCCAAAAACATCCTGATACTTCGGAGGGGAAGGCTGATCAGAACTTTTCTTTGTAATCTCTCCAGTCACTTTATCGAACAAGCCCGGTGCATGCCACTTGGTTTGGTCCCGTTCCGCCAGAGAGTAACCTTTTCCCTTGGTAGTGATACAATGCAATAATTTCGGGCCAGGAATATGTTTCAAATCTTCAAGGATTTCTACCAGCCGGTTTACGTTGTGCCCATCTACAGGTCCAAAATAGCGAAGATTAAGTGCTTCAAAGATGTTACTGCTTTTAGAAATGGCGCCCTTCAGGCTTGCTTCCCAGTTGGATAAATGTTTTTGAGCCCCCTTACCTCCTAATCTTCCAAAAAATCTCCAAATCTTGTCGCGTGTTTTATTATAAGTATGCGAGGTAGTGATGTCTGTAAGGTATTCTTTAAGTGCACCCACATTGGGATCTATGCTCATGCAATTATCATTAAGAATAATGAGCAGATTAGTGTCGGATACCCCCGCATGATTTAACCCTTCAAATGCCAGGCCGGCGGTTAATGCACCATCTCCGATCACCACTATATGCTGACGGTCTTTTTCACCCTTATATTTACTTGCTACTGCCATCCCTACACCGGCTGATATGGATGTGGAAGAGTGCCCAACGCCAAACGTATCATATTCACTTTCAAAACGTGAAGGGAATCCGGCTATACCTTTATATTTCCTATTAGTATGAAACCTTCCTCTTCTTCCTGTCAAAATCTTATGCCCGTAAGCCTGGTGGCCTACATCCCAGATCAGCTGATCATACGGCGTATTAAAAACGTAGTGAATTGCAACGGTAAGTTCCACTACACCCAGGCTCGCCCCGAAATGTCCGCCATATACAGAAACGGAATCAATTATGTACTGGCGCAATTCTTCGCTAACCTGGTGCAGCTTGTCTTTGCCTAGTTTTCTAAGATCCGCCGGATAATTAATTTCCGAAAGAAGGTCACCTGCATTAATTTCCATTTCCAGGATGTGAACAATTGAATTGCTAAATTAGAGATTACTCAATAAAGCAACATACGAAACGTTTTAAATATCTGATTTCCAGGGGTTATTATTTTGGAAAAGTTTAATACAATTCCCGCTGCATACAGAATTATACTGTTAACATGTCTTTTCATCCGCTTTAGCATTAGCGCAGCGCATAGAATAATTTTGTTAGATGATTTCTGAAACTCCGGTTACATATGAGATAAAGCTGCCGGAGTTTGAAGGTCCGTTTGATTTATTGTTATTCTTCATTGAGCGCGACGAACTGGATATATACAATATTCCAATAGCAAAAATCACCCAGGATTTTCTCATTTACCTGAATAAAATGAGTGTGCTGAATATAGAATTAGCGAGTGAATTTATAGTGGTAGCAGCAACTCTGATGCGTATTAAAGCAAAGATGCTTCTGCCAAGAAAAGACATAGATGATTCAGGTAATGAAATAGATCCGCGCAAGGATTTAGTGCAACAATTGCTGGAATATAGGCGGTATAAAGAAATTCTGGATGATTTTCGTTCTCTTGAAGAAGAACGCAGTAAGCAATTTGAGAGGGGAAATATGAAGGCAGAATTAAAAGCAGTCTCTGAGGCCTGGACAGGAGAAGCGGAATTGCACCAGCTAACCCTCTTTAAATTACTCAAGGCCTTCGATAAGGTCATGAATCGCTTCGAAGAAAATAAGAATAAACCGGTTCATTACGTAGTCAATTACCCGTTTACCATTGAAGGTCAAAAAAATTATGTCTTACATCTCTTAGAAAGTGAAAAGAATCTAGCATTTAATCAAGTATTTACTAATTGCGAAAACCGCATACATGCAGTTTTTACATTTCTTGCCCTTCTTGAAATGATACAGCAGAAATTAATTATTATTCAAACCGGTTTGGGCCTGAATAATTTTTGGGTAAATAAAGCAGCAGCATAATTAGCAGTATTTCCTTTTATACTAATTGCTTCTTCAGTAGTTCAAGCTCCATCCCCACCTTTATAAATGCTTCAATAGCCTTATCAAGGTGATGTTGCTCATGCGCGGCTGAAATCTGAACCCGTATTCTTGCAAGACCTTTAGGAACCACCGGATAAAAAAATCCGATCACATAAATACCTTCTTTCAACAACTGGTCCGCCATCTTTTGAGCGAGTACTGCATCATACAGCATTACGGGAGTAATCGGATGCTCGCCGGGCTTAATGTCAAAGCCCGCTTCTGTCATTTGCATCCGGAAATATTTTGTATTGGATTCCAATTTGTCTCTAAGTGCCGTATTTTCACTTAGCATATTCAGCACTGCTATGGAAGCGCCTGCAATAGAGGGAGCAAGTGTGTTTGAAAACAGATAAGGCCGGGATCTTTGACGGAGCAAATCAATTATCTCTTTTCTGCCGGATATAAAACCCCCGGACGCGCCTCCGAGAGCCTTTCCAAGAGTGGAAGTTATTACGTCAATCTTTCCCACTACACCACGGTATTCATGAGTGCCTCTGCCCGTTTTACCCATAAACCCACTGGCATGGCTATCATCTACAATAACTATTGCACCATACTTCTCCGCGAGCTCTGCAATTTTATCCAATTGTGCAATAGTGCCATCCATGCTGAAGACGCCATCGGTAACTATGGCGCGGGTCCGTGCCGATTGCGTTTCCTTTAAACGCGCCTCCAGATCATTCATATCATTATTCTTATAGCGAAACCGCTGCGCTTTACACAACCTGATTCCATCGATAATCGAGGCATGATTCAGCTCGTCACTAATCAGGGCATCCTCTTCATTAAATAAAGGTTCAAACACTCCTCCATTCGCATCAAAGGCAGCTGCGTATAGAATGGTCTCTTCGGTGCCAAGAAATGCAGAAACTTTTTCCTCCAGTTTTTTATGGATGTCCTGTGTGCCACAAATAAACCGCACGCTTGACATGCCATAGCCGTGAGTGTCAATAGTCTCTTTTGCAGCTTCAATAGTTTTTGGATGGGAGCTCAAACCCAGGTAATTATTTGCACAAAAATTTAAAACTGTTTTGCCGTTCACCACTATTTCTGCACCCTGTGGTGAGGAAATGATGCGCTCATTTTTATAAAGACCAGAATTCCTGATTTCTTCAAGCTCTTTCAGCAGGCGTGTTTGTATGGTATACATAAATCATTAAGATTTAAAAGTTGTAAATACAAATGGATTACTTTAAAATGGATTACTTTAAAAGAGACTGCATTCTGAAAGTTTCTTCAGACAAAAATCAATTTAAATACCAGCTTTTAACCAGTTCATATTTTGCTCCGTCGGCATGAAGTTGCGACACCATTAGATCTATTTCATGCGCAATAAAAGAAAAGGGAAATTCTTTTGGAAGATCAAACGGCAGCTTGTGTAATTGTTTTATCCGGGCCAGTGTAAGATGCGGAGCGGGTTTTCTCTTTTCTTCCGTCGGAAAACTTTCTCTGAATTTTAGACATATATCTTCAAACGTATTATTCTCTTCAAACTGTGCCCAGACCATTATTGGTTTTCTGTCTTTTACAATTGTTTTATAAGAAGCAAACTTCAATTCAAAAGAAAAAACGGATTCACAAACGCCCTCGGCTTTTTTCAAAACCTGCGGCAACTCTTCTTCCCCGGTGGCTCCAAGAAAGTGAACAGTGATATGCATATCTTCTTCGCCTATCCACCTGATGCCATGGAAAGACTTCGGAGGAAAGGAATAATTAATCTGCTTCTTAATTTCTTTAGGCAAAGGAATAGCAAAGAAGAGTCTTTTCATAAAATAAAAAGTTCATTCTCCCCTGATTAAACTTCTGAAGAAACCGTGATCGGTATTAGGTTCTCTTACCCGACACTAACCTTAGTATCCAGATCAGAACAACGGCACCCACTACAGCAGTTATAAGAGCTCCAATGAGTCCTCCATTTGCAATGCCCATAAGGCCAAAAAGCCAGCCTCCTATCAAACCCCCGATAACTCCTACTATTATATCACCTATCAATCCGTAACCGGAGCCTTTCATAATTTTACCGGCAAGGAAGCCTGCTACGGCACCAATTAAAATGAAGTACAAAAAATTCATGGTTGAATTATTTTTGGTTGAATTATTTTCGAAATATAGCAAAAACTAATTTGCAATCGCATTTTCATTTCTTTTCCCTAGCTGGAATAATTTTACTGAACTTTATTTGTGAATATATTTTATTCCTTTACTAAAAATTAATTTGTGAAAATTGGGATACTTGGATCAGGGGATGTAGGCCGGGCACTTGGAACCGGACTTACCCGTATTGGTCATGACGTGATGATTGGATCACGAAGTGCCGACAATGAAAAGCTTAAGACCTGGGCAGAAAAAACCGGTGCTTCGGCAAGCATAGGAACCTTTGCCGATGCTGCTTCTTTTGGTGAAATGATTTTCCTATGTACGCTTTGGTCAGGAACAGAAAATGCATTGCAGCTTGCGGACATCGAAAACTTTATGGAAAAAGTTGTAGTGGATGTTACTAATCCACTTGATTTTTCAAAAGGAATGCCTCCGGGTCTTGCTTTAGGTCATACAGATTCAGGAGGCGAACAGGTGCAGCGCTGGTTGAAAGATTCGTCTGTGGTAAAGGCATTCAACACCGTTGGTAATACGCTGATGGTAAATCCCAATTTTCCCGAAGGCACTCCCGATATGTTTTACTGCGGAAATAATAAGGATGCGAAAGAAAAGGTGAAGGATATCTTATTGAAGTTTGGATGGAATCCTATTGATATAGGCGGCATTGAAGGAGCGCGGCTGCTAGAGCCGATGTGTATACTGTGGGTGATTTATGGCGCGAGCACAAATACATGGAACCATGCATTTACATTATTAAAGAAATAGCAATTTCGCCCGGACATAATGAGCATCCATTTGATTCCATTGAAAAGATATTTTTATCTTTCGAAACGGTATGCATCATGATCAGGATTTGCAAAAATTTGTTGACTATTGCACAAAGCACATAGCAGGGGATGAAGCCGGCGAAGCACAAATCTTTCTTGATCATTTCTTTCTTGCCCTCGGTTATGAAGATGGATTAAAAGGTGCGGGTGCCTCGTGTGAGTTTCGTATCCATAACGAAAAGCACAAAGCACAATGGTATGCCGATCTGGTTTGGAAGCCGCGCGTGCTCATCGAAATGAAAAAGAGCGGCGAAGATTTGCAAAAACATTTCCAGCAGTCATTTGATTACTGGATGAAGCTCGTGCCTGATCGTCCGCAATATACCATCCTCTGCAACTTCGATGAGTTCTGGATTTACGACTTCAACAAAAATATTTATGAGCCGGTAGACCGCGTGAAGTTCGACCAGCTGCCCAAGCGTGAACAATCATTTTATTTTCTTCTTCCCAAACCACTCAATCCTTCCTTTGGTGCGGATTGGGAAAAAGTATCTAAGGAAGCTGCATATCGTGTAAGCAATGCATACAAGCAGATGACTGACAAGAAACGTGTCGGTGGCACGATTGCCACTGATGAAGCACTGCGTTACATTCTTCAGTGTGTGGTCGCAATGTTTTCTGAAGACGTGCAGTTACTTCCTGAAAAAATTTTTACCCGAATTCTTGAGGAGTGTGAAAAGGACAAATCAGTTAATTACGATCTCATCAGCGGACTATTCAGGCAAATGAATAACCCAAAGCCAGCCGCGGCAGGAAAATTTAAAGATGTTCAATATTTCAACGGAGGTTTGTTCAGCATCGTTAATGCCATTGATCTTCGGGAACAGGAAATAAATTTGCTCGCAAGTGCAGCACGGCAAAACTGGGACGAAGTAAACCCCGCCATCTTCGGCAGCATCTTCGAAGCGGGAATGAATGCCGGTGAGCGGCACACGCTCGGAGCACATTATACCAGTGAAGCTGACATTAAGATGATTGTGTATCCCGTGATCGTGCGACCATGGACGGAACGGATTGATAAAGCAGCTTCACTCGACGAATTGTATAATTTGCTGAATGCACTTCGCCAATTCAAAGTGCTTGATCCTGCTTGCGGCTCCGGAAATTTTTTGTTCGTGGCTTTTCGTGAAATGAAAATTATTGAGAAGCGATTGCTTACTC
Proteins encoded:
- a CDS encoding GlsB/YeaQ/YmgE family stress response membrane protein, producing the protein MNFLYFILIGAVAGFLAGKIMKGSGYGLIGDIIVGVIGGLIGGWLFGLMGIANGGLIGALITAVVGAVVLIWILRLVSGKRT
- a CDS encoding NAD(P)-binding domain-containing protein, which codes for MKIGILGSGDVGRALGTGLTRIGHDVMIGSRSADNEKLKTWAEKTGASASIGTFADAASFGEMIFLCTLWSGTENALQLADIENFMEKVVVDVTNPLDFSKGMPPGLALGHTDSGGEQVQRWLKDSSVVKAFNTVGNTLMVNPNFPEGTPDMFYCGNNKDAKEKVKDILLKFGWNPIDIGGIEGARLLEPMCILWVIYGASTNTWNHAFTLLKK
- the kbl gene encoding glycine C-acetyltransferase, encoding MYTIQTRLLKELEEIRNSGLYKNERIISSPQGAEIVVNGKTVLNFCANNYLGLSSHPKTIEAAKETIDTHGYGMSSVRFICGTQDIHKKLEEKVSAFLGTEETILYAAAFDANGGVFEPLFNEEDALISDELNHASIIDGIRLCKAQRFRYKNNDMNDLEARLKETQSARTRAIVTDGVFSMDGTIAQLDKIAELAEKYGAIVIVDDSHASGFMGKTGRGTHEYRGVVGKIDVITSTLGKALGGASGGFISGRKEIIDLLRQRSRPYLFSNTLAPSIAGASIAVLNMLSENTALRDKLESNTKYFRMQMTEAGFDIKPGEHPITPVMLYDAVLAQKMADQLLKEGIYVIGFFYPVVPKGLARIRVQISAAHEQHHLDKAIEAFIKVGMELELLKKQLV
- the thpR gene encoding RNA 2',3'-cyclic phosphodiesterase, whose amino-acid sequence is MKRLFFAIPLPKEIKKQINYSFPPKSFHGIRWIGEEDMHITVHFLGATGEEELPQVLKKAEGVCESVFSFELKFASYKTIVKDRKPIMVWAQFEENNTFEDICLKFRESFPTEEKRKPAPHLTLARIKQLHKLPFDLPKEFPFSFIAHEIDLMVSQLHADGAKYELVKSWYLN
- a CDS encoding 1-deoxy-D-xylulose-5-phosphate synthase; this encodes MEINAGDLLSEINYPADLRKLGKDKLHQVSEELRQYIIDSVSVYGGHFGASLGVVELTVAIHYVFNTPYDQLIWDVGHQAYGHKILTGRRGRFHTNRKYKGIAGFPSRFESEYDTFGVGHSSTSISAGVGMAVASKYKGEKDRQHIVVIGDGALTAGLAFEGLNHAGVSDTNLLIILNDNCMSIDPNVGALKEYLTDITTSHTYNKTRDKIWRFFGRLGGKGAQKHLSNWEASLKGAISKSSNIFEALNLRYFGPVDGHNVNRLVEILEDLKHIPGPKLLHCITTKGKGYSLAERDQTKWHAPGLFDKVTGEITKKSSDQPSPPKYQDVFGYTIVELAEKNPKIVGITPAMPSGSSLNLMMNLMPDRAFDVGIAEQHAVTFAAGLATQGLIPFCNVYSTFLQRGYDQVIHDAAIQKLPVIFCLDRGGLVGEDGVTHQGAFDLAYMRMLPNMVVSAPMNEEELRDLMYTAQLEKYQGPFSIRYPRGEGVMVEWKKPFKEIEIGRARKICDGEQVAILSIGHPGNFVMEACKQLRSDEIFPAHFDMRFVKPLDSELLHEIFYKFRKIITVEDGVIAGGFGSAILEFMSEHNYSAEIKRLGIPDKFVEHGSLKELYHECGFDADSIADAVRIMVKDSVAVSVR
- a CDS encoding segregation/condensation protein A, which produces MISETPVTYEIKLPEFEGPFDLLLFFIERDELDIYNIPIAKITQDFLIYLNKMSVLNIELASEFIVVAATLMRIKAKMLLPRKDIDDSGNEIDPRKDLVQQLLEYRRYKEILDDFRSLEEERSKQFERGNMKAELKAVSEAWTGEAELHQLTLFKLLKAFDKVMNRFEENKNKPVHYVVNYPFTIEGQKNYVLHLLESEKNLAFNQVFTNCENRIHAVFTFLALLEMIQQKLIIIQTGLGLNNFWVNKAAA